One region of Gymnogyps californianus isolate 813 chromosome 28, ASM1813914v2, whole genome shotgun sequence genomic DNA includes:
- the LOC127026680 gene encoding uncharacterized protein LOC127026680 translates to MRRCRGAGLAGLAAVLLVAVGRAQVQQEPSAETTEGTGISISCSHPNIQSYDFILWYRQLPGRGPAFLVSGTKGSKELRDPAGRLSVAADRRSSALWLARPRRGDAAVYYCALVTPLGLFGALLARSGSVPGFDPVPPNHDPRKILAHHIPERPSRLSGNEAAPTVEERIKELFLPIGHTYQGKNSFHEGGQVLEYFVQRGYGISVIGSVQNLPGLSPE, encoded by the exons atGCGGCGGTGCCGGGGCGCAGGGCTGGCGGGGCTGGCCGCGGTGCTCCTGG TGGCAGTGGGCAGAGCCCAGGTGCAGCAGGAGCCGTCGGCAGAGACCACCGAGGGCACCGGCATCAGCATCAGCTGCTCACACCCCAACATACAGTCTTACGACTTCATCCTCTGGTACCGTCAGCTCCCGGGCCGTGGCCCCGCATTCCTCGTGAGCGGCACTAAAGGGTCCAAAGAGCTGCGGGACCCTGCGGGGCGGCTGTCGGTGGCGGCAGACCGCCGGTCCAGCGCCCTGTGgctcgcccggccccggcgcggggaCGCGGCGGTGTATTACTGCGCCCT GGTCACTCCTTTGGGGCTCTTTGGGGCCCTGTTGGCAAGAAGTGGCTCAGTGCCTGGGTTTGACCCTGTCCCGCCTAACCATGATCCCAGGAAAATTCTG GCCCATCACATACCTGAGCGTCCCAGTAGACTCTCTGGGAATGAAGCAGCACCCACAGTAGAAGAAAGAATTAAGGAGCTCTTCCTACCAATTGGACATAC ATACCAGGGAAAAAACTCTTTCCATGAAGGTGGTCAAGTGCTGGAGTACTTTGTGCAGAGAGGTTATGGGATCTCtgtcattggaagtgttcagaACTTGCCTGGACTCAGCCCTGAGTAA